In Desulfovibrio aminophilus DSM 12254, a single window of DNA contains:
- a CDS encoding HD-GYP domain-containing protein → MSDLNMPEYKVSVDQLRPGVFVRLEKVNWFNHPFLFSSFKIRTLAELEVLRSLGVTEVICVPEKSDCLPGPAEAAPQAPAAADPGKNPAADALWRVKNERIERLRQKKLRIAECEERYAASLKDIAQIIQGLSRGNSQSVQDALAFVERMADHFLRDTESTLQLMNILPQGERTYSHALNVAVLSMMTGRDAGCSARELTSLGMGALFHDIGKTRIEKRVLRKRGSLTKPERELLERHPQYGQEMLEAIPEFPREGLDVVRQHHERMDGSGYPSGLSGASIDPGARIVAIADIYDNHCNQPDPEDSFTPYLALSYMFTQQKHLLDKDMLALFIRCLGVYPPGTVVQLSNGAIGMVMAVNPENQLCPSLVLYDPQIPKKEALIIDLAEEPDLRVEKSIRLKHLPQEIFDYLSPRTRITYYVEPDGPGR, encoded by the coding sequence ATGAGCGACCTGAACATGCCCGAATACAAGGTCTCGGTGGACCAACTCCGCCCCGGGGTCTTCGTTCGCCTGGAAAAGGTCAACTGGTTCAACCATCCCTTCCTCTTTTCCAGCTTCAAGATCAGGACGCTGGCCGAACTGGAGGTTCTGCGCAGCCTGGGCGTGACCGAGGTGATCTGCGTCCCGGAGAAAAGCGACTGTCTGCCGGGACCGGCCGAAGCCGCGCCCCAAGCCCCAGCGGCGGCCGATCCCGGGAAAAATCCGGCCGCGGACGCCCTCTGGCGGGTGAAAAACGAACGCATCGAGCGCCTGCGTCAGAAGAAGCTGCGCATCGCCGAGTGCGAGGAGCGTTACGCCGCCTCCCTCAAGGACATCGCCCAGATCATCCAGGGACTGTCCCGGGGCAACTCCCAGTCCGTGCAGGACGCCCTGGCCTTCGTGGAACGCATGGCGGATCATTTCCTGCGCGACACGGAATCCACCCTCCAGCTCATGAATATCCTACCCCAAGGGGAGCGCACTTACTCCCACGCCCTGAACGTGGCCGTGCTCTCAATGATGACCGGGCGCGACGCGGGTTGCTCCGCTCGGGAACTGACCAGCCTGGGCATGGGCGCCCTGTTCCACGACATCGGCAAGACCAGGATCGAAAAACGTGTGCTGCGCAAACGCGGCTCCCTGACCAAGCCGGAACGGGAACTGCTGGAGCGCCATCCCCAATACGGCCAGGAAATGCTGGAGGCCATCCCGGAATTTCCCCGCGAGGGGCTGGACGTGGTGCGGCAGCACCACGAGCGCATGGACGGCTCGGGCTACCCGAGCGGCCTGTCCGGGGCGTCCATTGATCCGGGGGCCCGTATCGTGGCCATCGCCGACATCTACGACAACCACTGCAACCAGCCCGACCCCGAGGACTCCTTCACGCCCTACCTGGCCCTATCCTACATGTTCACCCAGCAGAAACACCTGCTGGACAAGGACATGCTGGCCCTGTTCATCCGCTGTCTGGGCGTCTACCCGCCGGGCACGGTGGTCCAACTCTCCAACGGAGCCATCGGCATGGTCATGGCCGTGAACCCGGAGAACCAGCTTTGCCCGAGCCTCGTGCTCTATGATCCGCAGATTCCGAAGAAGGAAGCCCTGATCATCGACCTGGCCGAGGAGCCCGACCTCAGGGTGGAGAAAAGCATCCGACTCAAGCATCTGCCCCAGGAAATCTTCGACTACCTGAGCCCGCGCACCCGCATCACGTACTACGTGGAGCCCGACGGCCCCGGACGTTGA
- a CDS encoding ATP-binding response regulator, with product MSVDGQTVYRVLALDDEPGMLTLYRDILCVEAEEASVLEALFSRPGETPDAGQDRPRFEVTLCSRAEEAVARAGEAQAEGRPFAVALMDVRLAEGPDGVWAAERLRGMDQNVEIVMVTAYADVTLRELNLRIPPPEKLLFLHKPFRAQELRQLAISLCSKWHTENKLRELNETLLQRVEERTRELNGANEQLRRDIAERAEVMARLRMSEERYRVLFEEDITGNFVAGPDGAILDCNESFAHLFGYASAREARGFDFSSLEFERGDAASLLDLACSGRRLRNLELVYRGRGREPVFLIGSFDGVLGSDGELREIRGYFYDITERRALENQLRLAQKMEALGTLAGGIAHDFNNILGVMMGYAEIVLSRAGNDPGLERRVGEILSAGSRARDLVDQILNFSRQGPQERQSLKLGPLIKEALKLLRSSLPANVAIRTDLRAREDLVLADPTQVHQILLNLCANAAHAMRQGGGILTVALADADEPGGPVPAEGLGDARFFLRLSVSDTGHGMPPEVQERIFDPFFTTKKPGEGTGMGLAVVHGIVKRHDGAVSVTSEPGQGTAFHVFLPRAATLERPEAAEEPVLLPVKGRVLFVDDEKPLVDIGREMLEGFGFEVVARTSSVEALEAFRYRPDDFDLVLSDQTMPNMTGVELAREILRIRPDIPIVLCTGFSEGLSYEHLRSLGIADCIMKPMLKRQLVECVSRLLSRGGEKSGSGGKRRGGINVRGRRAPRST from the coding sequence TTGTCCGTTGACGGGCAGACCGTCTACCGCGTGCTGGCCCTGGACGACGAGCCGGGCATGCTCACCCTCTACCGCGACATCCTCTGTGTGGAGGCCGAGGAGGCCTCCGTGCTGGAAGCCCTGTTTTCCCGGCCCGGCGAGACGCCGGACGCGGGGCAGGATCGGCCGCGCTTCGAGGTCACGCTCTGCTCCCGGGCCGAAGAGGCCGTGGCCCGGGCCGGGGAGGCTCAGGCCGAGGGCAGGCCGTTCGCCGTGGCCCTCATGGACGTGCGCCTGGCCGAGGGGCCGGACGGCGTCTGGGCCGCCGAGCGCCTGCGCGGCATGGACCAGAACGTGGAAATCGTCATGGTCACGGCCTACGCCGACGTGACCTTGCGCGAACTGAATTTGCGCATTCCCCCGCCCGAGAAGCTCCTCTTCCTGCACAAGCCCTTCCGGGCCCAGGAATTGCGCCAGCTGGCCATCTCCCTGTGCAGCAAGTGGCACACCGAGAACAAGCTGCGCGAATTGAATGAAACGCTGCTCCAGCGGGTCGAGGAACGCACCCGGGAGTTGAACGGGGCCAACGAGCAATTGCGCCGGGACATCGCCGAGCGGGCCGAGGTCATGGCCCGGTTGCGCATGAGCGAAGAGCGCTACCGCGTGCTCTTCGAGGAGGACATCACCGGCAATTTCGTGGCTGGACCCGACGGCGCCATTCTCGATTGCAACGAGTCCTTCGCCCATCTTTTCGGCTACGCCTCGGCGCGTGAGGCGAGGGGCTTCGACTTCAGCTCCCTGGAGTTCGAGCGCGGCGACGCCGCCTCGCTGCTGGACTTGGCCTGCTCGGGTCGCAGGCTGCGCAACTTGGAACTCGTCTATCGGGGGCGCGGCCGGGAACCGGTCTTTCTCATCGGCAGCTTCGACGGGGTTCTGGGGAGTGACGGTGAACTACGCGAAATCAGAGGCTATTTTTACGACATCACCGAGCGTCGCGCCCTGGAAAATCAACTGCGTCTGGCCCAGAAGATGGAGGCCTTGGGGACGCTGGCCGGGGGCATCGCCCACGATTTCAACAACATCCTTGGCGTGATGATGGGCTACGCCGAGATCGTACTCAGCCGCGCGGGCAACGATCCAGGTTTGGAGAGGCGGGTGGGCGAGATTTTGTCGGCGGGCAGCCGGGCCCGGGATTTGGTGGACCAGATCCTCAACTTCAGCCGCCAGGGTCCACAGGAGCGACAGAGCCTGAAGCTCGGCCCCCTGATCAAGGAGGCCCTCAAGCTCCTGCGCTCCAGCCTGCCCGCCAACGTCGCCATCCGGACGGACCTGCGAGCCCGCGAAGATCTGGTTCTGGCCGATCCCACCCAGGTGCATCAGATTCTGCTCAATCTCTGCGCAAACGCGGCCCATGCCATGCGCCAAGGAGGCGGAATCCTGACCGTGGCCCTGGCCGACGCCGACGAGCCGGGAGGGCCGGTCCCGGCGGAAGGGCTCGGCGACGCCCGTTTCTTCCTGCGGCTCTCGGTGAGCGACACCGGCCACGGCATGCCGCCCGAGGTGCAGGAGCGCATCTTCGATCCCTTCTTCACCACCAAGAAGCCTGGAGAGGGCACGGGCATGGGGCTGGCCGTGGTCCATGGCATCGTCAAACGCCATGACGGCGCGGTGAGCGTGACGAGTGAGCCCGGGCAGGGGACCGCTTTCCACGTCTTTCTGCCCCGCGCCGCAACCCTGGAGCGCCCCGAGGCGGCCGAGGAGCCCGTGCTCCTGCCGGTCAAGGGCCGGGTTCTCTTCGTGGACGACGAGAAGCCCCTGGTGGACATCGGCCGGGAGATGCTCGAGGGCTTCGGCTTCGAGGTGGTGGCCCGGACGAGCAGCGTGGAGGCCCTGGAGGCGTTCCGCTACCGGCCCGACGACTTCGATCTGGTGCTCAGCGACCAGACCATGCCGAACATGACCGGCGTGGAACTGGCCAGGGAGATCCTGCGCATTCGGCCGGATATTCCCATCGTGCTCTGCACCGGCTTCAGCGAGGGGCTTTCCTACGAACACCTTCGGTCCCTGGGCATCGCGGATTGCATCATGAAACCCATGCTCAAGCGGCAGCTGGTGGAATGCGTGAGCCGACTGCTGAGCCGAGGCGGCGAGAAGAGCGGGAGCGGGGGAAAGCGGCGCGGCGGGATCAACGTCCGGGGCCGTCGGGCTCCACGTAGTACGTGA
- a CDS encoding SPOR domain-containing protein, with translation MRTVALLLLLGLLAGCSAATATQGGGVRDMLAAKDETTPLTAEQEARQGDVNAERGKPDLALISYDRALAKEPENLDYRAKKGAMLALGNMDEAALKEFQAVLTKNPDHAGANEGAGLLYLEAGLDREAEALLRKAVDRDFSAWRARNALGVLRGHRGEYAEAVRDYEAALAVHPGSAEVRNNLGLAWLMQGDAQKALGHLRAAVKTGGADARTYNNLGLALARLGREQEALEAFRYGGDEAKAMNNLGYVLLLQGDAARAAEYFQRAIEAAPSYYVTAVENLKRARMAGQFRETAPVSAPPPAIRPAATMAKPVPASYQAPAAVSSQVPARPRVAVPLKESGLPADSGAGLGETVRSSVPVPTAGDVLPRTQGERPEQPRPEVHETAPQAAAPWGVHVGSWKEEADARRYVERLRGQGIAADVCRADIPERGVWYRVLAGSYASAHEAAEARPELLLALHLDHAALYRREHVLGAAPVLAGL, from the coding sequence ATGCGTACCGTCGCTCTGTTGCTTCTGCTGGGACTTCTGGCTGGATGTTCGGCCGCCACCGCCACCCAGGGCGGCGGAGTCCGGGACATGCTGGCGGCCAAGGATGAGACCACGCCGCTCACGGCCGAGCAGGAGGCCCGCCAGGGCGACGTCAACGCCGAGCGGGGCAAGCCCGACCTGGCCTTGATCTCTTATGACCGGGCCTTGGCCAAGGAACCGGAGAACCTGGACTACCGGGCCAAGAAGGGCGCCATGCTGGCCCTGGGGAACATGGACGAGGCCGCGCTCAAGGAGTTCCAGGCGGTCCTGACCAAGAACCCGGACCATGCCGGAGCCAACGAGGGCGCGGGATTGCTGTATCTTGAAGCCGGACTGGACCGCGAGGCCGAGGCCCTGCTGCGCAAGGCCGTGGATCGCGATTTCTCGGCCTGGCGCGCACGCAATGCCCTGGGCGTGCTCCGGGGGCATCGGGGCGAGTACGCCGAGGCGGTGCGCGACTATGAGGCCGCCCTGGCCGTGCATCCGGGCAGCGCCGAGGTGCGCAACAACCTGGGCCTGGCCTGGCTCATGCAAGGCGACGCCCAGAAGGCCCTGGGGCATCTGCGCGCGGCCGTGAAGACCGGGGGCGCGGACGCCCGCACCTACAACAACCTCGGCCTGGCCCTGGCCCGCCTAGGCCGGGAGCAGGAGGCCCTGGAGGCATTCCGTTACGGCGGCGACGAGGCCAAGGCCATGAACAACCTTGGCTACGTTCTGCTTCTGCAGGGTGATGCCGCCCGGGCTGCCGAGTACTTCCAGCGGGCCATCGAGGCCGCGCCGTCCTACTACGTGACGGCCGTGGAAAACCTCAAGCGGGCGCGCATGGCCGGTCAGTTCCGGGAGACCGCGCCGGTTTCCGCCCCGCCCCCGGCGATCCGCCCCGCCGCGACGATGGCCAAGCCCGTGCCCGCGTCCTATCAGGCTCCGGCGGCCGTCTCATCACAGGTTCCGGCCCGGCCGCGCGTCGCGGTCCCGCTCAAGGAGTCCGGCCTGCCCGCCGACAGCGGCGCCGGGCTGGGCGAGACCGTGCGCTCGTCCGTGCCCGTGCCCACGGCCGGAGACGTGTTGCCCCGGACCCAGGGTGAGCGGCCGGAGCAGCCTCGACCCGAAGTCCACGAGACCGCGCCGCAAGCGGCCGCGCCCTGGGGGGTGCATGTCGGCTCCTGGAAGGAGGAGGCCGACGCGCGACGCTATGTGGAACGGTTGCGCGGCCAGGGCATCGCGGCCGACGTTTGCCGGGCGGACATCCCCGAGCGGGGCGTCTGGTATCGGGTTCTGGCGGGCAGCTACGCCAGCGCCCACGAAGCCGCCGAAGCCCGGCCGGAATTGCTCCTGGCCCTGCATCTGGATCACGCCGCCCTGTATCGCCGGGAACATGTGCTGGGCGCGGCCCCTGTCCTGGCCGGACTCTGA
- a CDS encoding type II secretion system F family protein, whose amino-acid sequence MDAALIPLLVAALAASAVLLLSLGVFGRASGGGQSRRLRRGLGLPDGGGRSATAGLRRGLTRVVGELGRSLGPKDEAELSRNRLALVQAGLRGPNAALVFQGVKAALTVIPAALFLLAAFSGGLTLSLPGAMLGAVALASVGCFAPNYWLHTRTTARKIAFTDELPDALDLLVVCVESGMGLDQAIHRVSEELVLSGPTVSRELGQITLELRAGKQRQEALRSLARRVGIEDVNSLCTLLIQADVFGISVAKTLRVYSDTLRTKRYQRAEEKAAKLPVMLLLPLIFCILPALFVAIMGPAGLKLMDVFTRLGQ is encoded by the coding sequence GTGGACGCCGCCCTGATCCCGTTGCTCGTGGCCGCGCTGGCCGCCTCGGCCGTGCTCTTGCTGAGCCTGGGCGTGTTCGGCCGGGCCTCAGGCGGCGGCCAGTCCCGGCGGCTGCGGCGCGGCCTGGGGCTCCCGGACGGCGGTGGGCGGAGCGCGACGGCCGGGCTGCGGCGCGGCCTGACGCGCGTGGTCGGGGAGTTGGGCCGGAGCCTGGGGCCCAAGGACGAGGCCGAGTTGTCCAGGAACCGTCTGGCCCTGGTCCAGGCTGGACTGCGCGGCCCCAACGCGGCCCTGGTCTTCCAGGGCGTGAAGGCCGCCCTGACCGTGATTCCGGCCGCGCTCTTCCTGCTTGCGGCCTTTTCGGGCGGGCTCACGCTTTCCCTGCCGGGGGCCATGCTCGGGGCCGTGGCCCTGGCGAGCGTCGGCTGCTTCGCCCCGAACTACTGGCTCCACACCCGGACCACCGCGCGCAAGATCGCCTTCACCGATGAGTTGCCGGACGCCCTGGATCTCCTGGTGGTCTGCGTGGAGTCGGGCATGGGCCTGGATCAGGCCATCCATCGGGTCAGCGAGGAGTTGGTCCTTTCCGGGCCCACGGTGAGCCGTGAGTTGGGCCAGATCACCCTGGAGCTGCGCGCGGGCAAGCAGCGCCAGGAGGCACTGCGCTCCCTGGCGCGGCGCGTGGGCATCGAGGACGTGAACAGTCTCTGCACGCTGCTCATCCAGGCCGATGTCTTCGGCATCAGTGTGGCCAAGACCCTGCGGGTCTATTCCGACACCTTGCGCACCAAGCGCTACCAGCGGGCCGAGGAGAAGGCCGCCAAGCTGCCGGTGATGCTGCTCCTGCCGCTCATTTTCTGCATCCTGCCCGCGCTGTTCGTGGCCATCATGGGCCCGGCCGGGCTCAAGCTCATGGATGTCTTCACCCGGCTCGGTCAGTGA
- a CDS encoding type II secretion system F family protein produces MIAALVGGGVTALVFIALAVAFFVSRAVSARGERQVRRRLTGISGGQVEARDVLRRETLSELPWFHRLLSRVDWSADLRRLLRQAGAPGTPGVYILAGLLCWVAGLYAVYLASGLLLLAVPAGLPLAFLPLFWLRHRRSGRMAAFQRQLPEALDLIARALRAGHTFEGGLRMVVDEFEDPIGPEFGQTLDEINFGADMDEALRALLARVDCPDLKFFVVSVNIQRETGGNLAEIIGNIAHLVRERFKLLGRVRVLSAEGRLSAMILLALPFGIALVINFLNPAYLADLFDKPLGRLLTAVALMSMGTGTLIIRRMIRIKV; encoded by the coding sequence ATGATCGCGGCTCTCGTCGGCGGCGGCGTCACCGCTCTGGTGTTCATCGCCCTGGCCGTGGCTTTTTTCGTTTCCCGGGCCGTGTCCGCGCGCGGTGAGCGCCAGGTGCGCCGCCGCCTGACCGGCATCTCCGGGGGCCAAGTCGAAGCGCGCGACGTGCTGCGGCGGGAGACCCTGAGCGAGCTTCCCTGGTTCCACCGGCTGCTTTCCCGCGTGGACTGGAGCGCGGACCTGCGTCGCCTCCTACGTCAAGCCGGGGCCCCCGGCACTCCGGGTGTCTACATCCTGGCCGGGCTGCTTTGTTGGGTGGCTGGACTCTACGCCGTGTATCTGGCCTCGGGCCTGCTCCTCCTGGCCGTGCCCGCCGGGCTGCCCCTGGCCTTCCTGCCCCTGTTCTGGCTGCGCCACCGCCGGAGCGGCCGCATGGCCGCCTTCCAGCGCCAGTTGCCCGAGGCCCTGGATCTCATCGCCCGGGCCTTGCGCGCGGGGCACACCTTCGAGGGCGGTCTGCGCATGGTGGTGGACGAGTTCGAGGACCCCATCGGCCCGGAGTTCGGCCAGACCCTGGACGAGATCAACTTCGGGGCCGACATGGACGAGGCCCTGCGCGCCCTGTTGGCCCGGGTGGACTGTCCGGACCTGAAGTTCTTCGTCGTCTCGGTGAACATCCAGCGCGAAACCGGCGGCAACCTGGCCGAGATCATCGGCAACATCGCCCATCTCGTGCGTGAACGTTTCAAGCTCCTGGGCCGGGTGCGCGTGCTCTCGGCCGAGGGCCGCCTCTCGGCCATGATCCTTTTGGCCTTGCCCTTCGGCATCGCCCTGGTCATCAATTTCCTCAATCCGGCCTATCTCGCGGATCTCTTCGACAAGCCTCTGGGCCGCCTGCTCACGGCCGTGGCGCTCATGTCCATGGGCACCGGCACGCTCATCATCCGGCGCATGATCCGGATCAAGGTCTAG
- a CDS encoding CpaF family protein: MNLAARLSRGSNGSRPAPAPLVAPRAAAPEPVAATQADQYYEIKTQLHTRLIDLLDLTLLGALPETEMRAEIVRAVETLLREDFRGAPLNQAERRALILEMQDEVLGLGPLEPFIKDPTVNDILVNTYRRIYVERSGKLVLTNARFKDDTHLRKIIERIVSRVGRRIDESSPMVDARLLDGSRVNAVIPPLAVDGPSLSIRKFAKDPLEVDDLIGFGALTPEIARVLEGVVRGRLNIIISGGTGSGKTTLLNVLSRFIPHDERIVTIEDAAELQLKQDHVVRLETRPANIEGKGEVTQRELVKNCLRMRPDRIIVGEVRSHEALDMLQAMNTGHDGSLTTIHANSPRDALMRLETMVAMAGLSISDRSLKRYIASAVDVIIQNSRLMDGSRKLLSFQEITGMEGDTVTMQEIFAFEQTGVGQNGRVQGRFLARGIRPKFAAKLEAQGIVFEPGLFAQYAEEVRA, encoded by the coding sequence ATGAATCTCGCCGCGCGTCTGTCACGGGGCTCCAATGGGTCGCGTCCGGCCCCCGCGCCCCTGGTTGCGCCCAGGGCGGCCGCTCCCGAGCCAGTGGCCGCCACCCAGGCCGACCAATACTACGAGATCAAGACCCAACTGCATACGCGGCTCATCGACCTGCTGGACCTGACCCTGCTCGGGGCCCTGCCCGAGACCGAGATGCGGGCCGAGATCGTGCGCGCCGTGGAGACCCTCCTGCGCGAGGACTTCCGGGGAGCGCCGCTGAACCAGGCCGAACGCAGGGCCCTGATCCTGGAGATGCAGGACGAGGTTTTGGGCCTGGGGCCGTTGGAGCCCTTCATCAAGGACCCCACGGTCAACGACATCCTGGTGAACACCTACCGCCGCATTTACGTGGAGCGCTCGGGCAAGCTGGTCCTGACCAACGCCCGCTTCAAGGACGACACCCATCTGCGCAAGATCATCGAACGCATCGTCTCCCGAGTGGGGCGGCGCATCGACGAGTCTTCGCCCATGGTGGACGCCCGGCTGCTGGACGGCTCGCGCGTGAACGCCGTGATTCCGCCCCTGGCCGTGGACGGACCCAGCCTGTCCATCCGCAAGTTCGCCAAGGACCCCCTGGAGGTGGACGACCTCATCGGCTTCGGGGCCCTGACCCCGGAGATCGCCAGGGTGCTTGAGGGCGTCGTGCGCGGACGGCTGAACATCATCATTTCCGGCGGCACGGGCTCCGGCAAGACCACGCTCCTGAACGTGCTTTCGCGCTTCATCCCCCACGACGAGCGTATCGTGACCATCGAGGATGCGGCCGAGCTCCAGCTCAAGCAGGACCATGTGGTCCGGCTGGAGACCCGCCCGGCCAACATCGAGGGCAAGGGGGAAGTGACCCAGCGCGAGTTGGTCAAGAACTGTCTGCGCATGCGCCCGGACCGGATCATCGTCGGCGAGGTCCGCTCCCACGAAGCCCTGGACATGCTCCAGGCCATGAACACCGGCCACGACGGCTCGCTGACCACGATCCACGCCAACAGCCCGCGCGACGCGCTCATGCGCCTGGAAACCATGGTGGCCATGGCCGGGCTCTCCATCTCCGACCGTTCGCTCAAGCGCTACATCGCCTCGGCCGTGGACGTGATCATCCAGAACTCCCGGCTCATGGACGGGTCGCGCAAGCTGCTTTCCTTCCAGGAGATCACCGGAATGGAGGGCGACACCGTCACCATGCAGGAGATTTTCGCCTTCGAGCAGACCGGCGTGGGCCAGAACGGCCGGGTCCAGGGCCGCTTCCTGGCCCGGGGCATCCGCCCCAAATTCGCCGCCAAGCTGGAGGCCCAGGGCATCGTCTTCGAGCCCGGCCTGTTCGCCCAGTACGCCGAGGAGGTGAGGGCATGA